In Cyanobium sp. WAJ14-Wanaka, the following are encoded in one genomic region:
- a CDS encoding glycosyltransferase yields the protein MTHRYGLVSPPAIGHLNPMVALGMELQRRGHDVVVFTVADGARQLADIPLEVMTIGSTPFPPGAVEKAFATLGKLNGLEGLNFSVDFFGREQVMLLNELPQALTTAGIDLLLVDQLSPAAGTVAEMLGLRFFTICNALPVNREAAVPPYFTGWRPSRRPWARWRNQLGNALLDRLTEPLWRDLQEQRKALGLVPHRRREEAASPLLQLAQLPQAFDFPREKLAPHFHYVGRLADPSGREPLLRDAVPFPWERLDGRSLIYASLGTLQNGLPEIFAQIAAACAPLEAQLVISLGNPRSQPLQLPGNPLVVAYAPHQRLIERANLVITHAGLNTTLTALGSGVPVLAIPITNEQPGIAARLAASGAGQVLPVQKLGVEALRAKVAEMLGNPSYREQARRLQAENQAAGGVVAAADLVEAASG from the coding sequence ATGACCCACCGCTACGGCCTCGTGTCGCCCCCGGCCATCGGCCATCTCAACCCGATGGTGGCGCTGGGGATGGAGCTGCAGCGGCGGGGCCACGATGTGGTGGTGTTCACTGTGGCGGATGGTGCCCGCCAGCTGGCGGACATTCCGCTGGAGGTGATGACGATCGGGTCGACCCCCTTTCCGCCCGGGGCCGTGGAGAAGGCCTTCGCCACCCTGGGGAAGCTGAATGGGCTGGAGGGGCTGAACTTCTCCGTTGATTTCTTCGGCAGGGAGCAGGTCATGCTCCTGAACGAGCTGCCCCAGGCGCTCACGACGGCGGGCATCGATTTGCTGCTGGTGGATCAGCTGAGTCCGGCGGCCGGCACGGTGGCCGAGATGCTGGGCCTGCGGTTTTTCACCATTTGCAATGCCCTGCCGGTAAATCGTGAGGCCGCAGTGCCGCCTTACTTCACGGGCTGGCGGCCAAGCCGTCGGCCCTGGGCGCGCTGGCGCAACCAACTGGGTAACGCGCTGCTGGATCGACTCACGGAGCCCCTGTGGCGTGATCTGCAGGAACAGCGCAAGGCGCTGGGGCTGGTGCCGCACCGGCGACGAGAAGAGGCGGCTTCCCCTCTGCTGCAGCTGGCCCAGTTGCCCCAGGCCTTTGATTTCCCGAGGGAGAAACTGGCTCCCCACTTTCACTACGTGGGACGGTTGGCGGATCCCTCCGGCCGCGAACCCCTGTTGCGGGATGCCGTGCCCTTCCCCTGGGAGCGGCTGGACGGACGCTCCCTGATCTATGCCTCCCTGGGGACGCTGCAAAATGGACTGCCGGAGATCTTTGCGCAGATCGCGGCAGCCTGCGCCCCCCTGGAGGCCCAGCTGGTGATCTCCCTGGGCAATCCCAGGAGCCAACCGTTGCAGCTCCCCGGCAACCCTCTGGTGGTGGCCTATGCGCCCCATCAACGGCTGATCGAACGGGCCAACCTCGTAATCACCCACGCGGGCCTCAACACCACCCTGACGGCCCTTGGCTCTGGCGTTCCGGTGCTGGCGATCCCCATCACCAACGAGCAGCCCGGCATTGCCGCCCGCCTGGCCGCCAGTGGGGCAGGCCAAGTGTTGCCAGTGCAGAAGCTTGGTGTGGAGGCCCTGCGGGCGAAGGTGG